From Zerene cesonia ecotype Mississippi chromosome 16, Zerene_cesonia_1.1, whole genome shotgun sequence, one genomic window encodes:
- the LOC119832760 gene encoding dnaJ homolog subfamily C member 17 produces MAKKSIEELDLYSILDIKLTATESEIKKAYRKKALLCHPDKNPDDPKAAETFHELSRALEILTDKAARDAYDKVLRAKEAAKLRHRELDSKRQKLKEDLERRERDANLSSAKVLTDEQKLAAEIARLQKEGSRLLQEEQQRVKEEIQRTLGRLSEPVWDSNLNRIKIKWSVNKNDTNNGGYDENNLRRFLKKYGEILALIVSPKKKGSALVEFATKEASEMAVEFEKGLPDNPLTLKWVNDRPILTTKKKVTEPSLISDRDYESVVLTKMRQAAERQRLIEEMMKEEQGQ; encoded by the exons ATGGctaaaaaaagtattgaagAGCTggatttatattcaattcttGATATTAAGCTTACAGCTACTGAATCTGAG ATCAAAAAAGCTTATCGTAAAAAAGCTCTCCTATGTCATCCAGACAAAAATCCTGATGATCCTAAAGCAGCTGAGACTTTTCATGAATTATCGCGTGCCTTAGAAATTTTAACTGACAAAGCAGCGCGCGATGCCTACGACAAAGTTTTAAGAGCGAAAGAAGCAGCAAAGTTGAGACATAGAGAGTTAGATAGTAAACGACAGAAACTCAAAGAGGACTTGGAGAGACGTGAACGAGATGCCAATTTAAGTAGCGCTAAAGTTCTAACAGATGAACAGAAGCTAGCCGCAGAAATAGCAAGGTTACAAAAAGAAGGGAGCAGACTGCTGCAAGAAGAACAACAAAGAGTTAAAGAAGAGATCCAAAGGACTCTAGGTCGCCTTAGTGAACCAGTATGggattcaaatttaaataggattaagataaaatggagtgtaaataaaaatgatacaaataatGGTGGATATGACGAAAACAATTTAAGaagatttttaaagaaatatggaGAAATTTTGGCTTTAATTGTGTCCCCCAAGAAAAAGGGTAGTGCTCTTGTGGAATTTGCAACTAAAGAAGCTTCTGAAATGGCtgttgaatttgaaaaag gttTACCAGATAATCCACTTACACTGAAATGGGTTAATGACCGACCTATACTTACAACAAAGAAAAAAGTCACAGAACCAAGCTTAATATCAGATAGAGACTATGAATCAGTAGTTCTAACAAAAATGCGACAGGCAGCAGAACGACAAAGGCTAATAGAAGAAATGATGAAGGAGGAACAAggacaataa
- the LOC119832752 gene encoding CWF19-like protein 2 homolog encodes MKEKRHKKHKKNKDSKAPKKSKRRIKDSDSSSTSGSEEWVEKTSNKDADRDEWMSMTGMIKTYSKDDIRPKREVVKNHIDSYNPSTSGRELNPYWKDGGTGLPQAPEQFRKSKPFVKPSNEDDYYSKKLLNSHDISRNSDSSKREDQANNYRKSYKWRKDNDDNINSLDISEPNHKPSEGKKVSETDIISVKDKPHSAFLSDEKMNKLAAKIVKAEIMGDNTLVTKLKGKLEAAREYRKNNPDAANDEDGILLISTSSSGNSRPLMKNSHEGDPKSRSNKRKAETHDPTGRVKYFGNDDRYNLADMFQQEKYGSNYDADAELAQIASKSKNPNDDLEDIFVDEISKNRNASKDSEREKAQAIKQSQKLEKSLDGCEHCFDSKNMIKHLVISCGNKVYLSLPGRKSLVKGHCILTTIQHNTCVTALDEDIWEEIMNYRKMVTQFFNLQNQDVVFYETATRLHRYPHFVINCVPLPRDVGDMASIYFKKALLECEAEWSMNKKVVDLKGKNIRKGIPKGLPYFWVDFGMEPGFAHIIEDQQLFPKTFGEEIIAGMLDLDHSSWRNPQREYGDVQRKKVIEFVNDWKPFEKSIKN; translated from the exons atgaagGAAAAGcgacataaaaaacacaagaaaaataaagatagcAAAGCTCCCAAAAAGAGCAAAAGACgcataaaa GATTCAGATTCGTCAAGCACATCAGGTTCCGAAGAATGGGTAGaaaaaacttcaaataaaGACGCAGACCGTGATGAATGGATGTCAATGACTGGAATGATTAAAACGTACTCAAAAGACGATATTAGACCTAAACGAGAAGTTGTTAAGAATCATATCGATTCCTATAATCCTTCAACAAGTGGAAGGGAACTTAATCCATATTGGAAAGATGGGGGAACTGGATTACCTCAAGCTCCTGAACAATTTCGAAAATCTAAACCTTTTGTGAAACCTTCGAACGAAGatgattattattcaaaaaaacttttaaattctCATGACATATCCAGAAATTCTGATAGTAGCAAAAGAGAAGATCAAGCaaataactatagaaaatCATACAAATGGCGAAAGGATAATGATGACAATATCAATTCTTTAGATATATCAGAGCCAAATCATAAACCATCAGAAGGAAAAAAGGTGTCTGAAACTGATATAATATCAGTCAAAGATAAACCTCACAGTGCATTTCTGAGTGatgaaaaaatgaataaattagcTGCAAAAATTGTTAAAGCAGAAATAATGGGTGATAATACCCTTGTAACAAAGTTAAAGGGGAAATTGGAGGCAGCAAGGGAATACCGAAAGAATAATCCAGATGCTGCAAATGATGAAGATGGTATTCTCTTAATATCTACGAGTAGTAGTGGTAACAGTCGTCCTTTGATGAAAAATTCCCATGAAGGTGATCCAAAAAGTAGAAGTAATAAACGGAAAGCAGAAACACATGATCCCACTGGCAGAGTCAAATACTTTGGCAATGATGATAGATACAACCTTGCAGATATG TTCCAACAAGAAAAGTATGGTTCTAATTATGATGCTGATGCAGAACTAGCCCAAATTGcaagtaaaagtaaaaaccCCAATGATGATCTCGAGGATATATTTGTGGATGAAATTTCAAAGAATAGAAATGCGTCCAAAGACAGTGAAAGGGAAAAAGCACAggctataaaacaaagtcagaAATTAGAAAAATCTTTAGATGGTTGTGAACATTGTTTTGACTCAAAGAATATGATAAAACATCTTGTAATCAGCTGCGGTAACAAGGTTTACTTGTCACTCCCTGGTAGAAAATCATTGGTTAAAGGtcattgtattttaacaaCTATTCAACATAACACTTGTGTGACTGCCTTGGATGAAGATATATGGGAGGAAATAATG aattacAGAAAAATGGTAACACAATTTTTCAACTTGCAAAATCAAGATGTTGTATTTTATGAGACAGCTACAAGACTCCATAGATACCcacattttgttataaattgtgtgCCACTGCCAAGGGATGTTGGTGACATggcttcaatttatttcaaaaaagcTTTGCTGGAATGTGAGGCGGAATGgtctatgaataaaaaagtagttGACCTAAAAGGCAAAAACATAAGAAAAGGCATACCTAAGGGCTTGCCCTACTTTTGGGTGGATTTTGGCATGGAACCAGGCTTTGCCCATATTATTGAAGATCAACAACTATTCCCAAAAACGTTTGGAGaa gAAATAATTGCAGGTATGTTAGACTTAGATCACAGTTCATGGAGAAATCCTCAAAGAGAATATGGAGATGTACAAAGAAAGAAAGTAATAGAATTTGTAAATGATTGGAAGCCATTTgagaaaagtattaaaaattga
- the LOC119832753 gene encoding serine/threonine-protein kinase PAK mbt, with protein sequence MFSKKKKKPLISPPSNFEHRVHTGFDKREGKFVGLPLQWASLVGNNQILKSTNRPLPLVDPSEITPTEILDLKTVVRGDHRTSSVAAISRPTSTNPTSQPIQNGVVLPKTSNVARSNSLRSSSPPRIRRDLRSQANIPPSVPEESPPNVPASAQYPSLHREHSNYTLNQPIRESPVEWSQHAHEATIRSTNDVNDNQQSNMTYQNIQNANIPYQHNHPPPQSMLHQQSLGMNGNNMNLGDSYSSGVRHPGPPPPATQLPLAASKHELRLTHEQFRAALRLVVSEGDPRETLTGFSKIGKGSTGVVCVATDTRTRRRVAVKMMNLRNQQRRELLFNEVVIMRDYPHPNIVEMYASYLVGNELWVVMEYMAGASLTQIVTRARMDPEQIATVCKQCLKALAFLHGQGVIHRDIKSDSILMTADGRVKLSDFGFCAQVSQELPKRKSLVGTPYWMSPEVVLRLPYGPEVDVWSLGIMVIEMIDGEPPFFNEPPLQAMRRIRDMPPPRARGLARCPADLGAFLECALVRDPAQRHSAARLLHHPFLRRAGPPALLVPLQPPQPPQPPQPPPPS encoded by the exons ATGTTTTcgaagaaaaagaagaagcCTTTAATTTCACCTCCCAGTAACTTCGAGCATAGAGTTCATACTGGCTTTGACAAAAGAGAGGGCAAATTTGTTGGTCTTCCACTACAATGGGCCTCGCTTGTTGGAAATAATCAg ATATTGAAGTCTACTAATAGGCCACTACCCTTAGTTGATCCATCAGAAATAACGCCTACAGAGATATTGGATTTAAAGACTGTCGTGAGGGGTGATCACAGAACAAGCTCGGTAGCAGCAATATCACGTCCCACATCCACCAATCCCACATCTCAGCCGATACAGAATGGTGTTGTTTTACCAAAAACATCAAATGTTGCCAGATCTAATTCTTTAAGGAGTTCTAGTCCGCCAAGAATAAGGCGTGACTTACGTAGTCAAGCTAACATCCCCCCATCAGTACCTGAGGAATCACCACCAAATGTACCTGCCTCTGCTCAATATCCATCCTTACACCGTGAACACAGTAACTACACTCTTAACCAACCAATAAGGGAATCCCCAGTTGAATGGTCACAGCATGCTCATGAAGCAACAATAAGATCAACAAATGATGTAAATGACAATCAACAATCAAATATGACATACCAGAATAtacaaaatgcaaatataCCTTATCAACATAATCATCCACCTCCACAGTCTATGTTGCATCAACAATCACTTGGTATGAAtggaaataatatgaatttag gTGATTCATACTCCAGTGGTGTTCGGCACCCAGGGCCTCCGCCCCCCGCCACGCAGTTGCCCCTCGCCGCCTCTAAACATGAGTTACGTTTGACCCATGAACAg ttcCGCGCCGCACTCCGTTTGGTAGTGAGCGAGGGTGATCCCAGAGAGACGTTGACGGGATTTAGTAAAATCGGGAAAGGCAGTACCGGCGTGGTCTGCGTGGCAACCGACACGAGGACACGACGCCGCGTTGCAGTCAAGATGATGAACTTACGTAACCAGCAGAGACGAGAGCTGTTGTTTAATGAAGTG GTGATAATGCGCGACTACCCTCACCCAAATATAGTGGAAATGTATGCTTCATACTTAGTAGGCAATGAATTATGGGTTGTTATGGAGTACATGGCTGGGGCCTCTCTCACCCAAATAGTCACTAGAGCGAGAATGGACCCTGAACAAATTGCTACTGTTTGTAAACAGTGCTTGAag GCTTTAGCATTCTTACATGGACAAGGAGTAATCCACCGAGACATAAAATCGGATTCTATTCTTATGACAGCTGATGGACGTGTCAAACTGTCTGACTTTGGTTTCTGTGCTCAAGTCTCACAG GAGCTGCCAAAGCGCAAATCCCTAGTGGGCACGCCATATTGGATGTCGCCGGAAGTGGTGTTGCGTCTGCCATACGGGCCGGAAGTGGATGTGTGGTCGCTCGGCATCATGGTTATCGAGATGATTGATGGGGAACCGCCGTTCTTCAATGAACCGCCGCTGCAG GCGATGCGACGCATCCGCGACATGCCGCCGCCGCGGGCGCGCGGGCTGGCGCGCTGCCCGGCGGACCTGGGCGCGTTCCTGGAGTGCGCGCTGGTGCGCGACCCGGCGCAGCGCCACTCGGCGGCGCGCCTGCTGCACCACCCCTTCCTGCGGCGCGCCGGCCCGCCCGCGCTGCTCGTGCCGCTGCAGCCGCCGCAGCCGCCGCAGCCGCCGCAGCCGCCGCCGCCCTCCTGA
- the LOC119832755 gene encoding 26S proteasome regulatory subunit 6B gives MEEIGIILPEKDDQVADTKGLSFAGPQSFEELESEDLYTKYKKLQRMLEFLEVQEEYIKDEQRNLKKEYLHAQEEVKRIQSVPLVIGQFLEAVDQNTGIVGSTTGSNYYVRILSTIDRELLKPSASVALHKHSNALVDVLPPEADSSISMLQADEKPDVQYSDIGGMDTQKQEIREAVELPLTHVELYRQIGIEPPRGVLMYGPPGCGKTMLAKAVAHHTTAAFIRVVGSEFVQKYLGEGPRMVRDVFRLAKENSPAIIFIDEIDAIATKRFDAQTGADREVQRILLELLNQMDGFDQTTNVKVIMATNRADTLDPALLRPGRLDRKIEFPLPDRRQKRLIFSTITAKMNLSEEVDLEEFVARPDRVSGADINAICQEAGMHAVRENRYIVLPKDFEKGYKNNIKKDESEYEFYK, from the exons ATGGAAGAAATCGGTATAATATTGCCAGAAAAA gaTGACCAAGTTGCCGATACAAAAGGGCTCTCTTTTGCTGGACCGCAATCTTTTGAAGAACTGGAATCTGAAGACTTATACACTAAATACAAg AAACTACAGCGTATGTTAGAATTTCTAGAAGTTCAAGAAGAGTACATTAAAGATGAACAAAGAAATCTTAAGAAAGAATATCTTCATGCCCAAGAAGAAGTGAAGAGAATACAGTCTGTACCACTGGTTATTGGTCAATTTCTTGAAGCTGTTGATCAAAATACTGGAATAG tTGGCAGTACCACAGGATCAAACTACTATGTGCGCATTCTCTCTACTATTGACAGAGAGCTGTTGAAGCCATCAGCATCAGTTGCTTTACATAAGCATTCAAATGCACTTGTAGATGTGCTGCCTCCAGAAGCAGATAGCTCTATATCCATGTTGCAAGCAG ATGAGAAACCCGATGTTCAGTATTCTGATATTGGTGGTATGGACACACAAAAGCAGGAAATACGAGAGGCAGTTGAACTGCCCCTGACTCATGTAGAGCTGTACCGACAGATTGGTATTGAACCACCAAGGGGTGTGCTAATGTATGGACCTCCTGGGTGTGGGAAAACTATGCTGGCTAAGGCTGTTGCACATCATACAACAG CTGCATTCATCCGCGTTGTGGGTTCGGAGTTCGTACAGAAGTATCTCGGTGAAGGGCCACGCATGGTGCGCGATGTTTTCCGTCTTGCTAAGGAGAACAGTCCCGctatcatatttattgatgaaatCGATGCTATTGCTACGAAACG ATTTGATGCACAGACTGGTGCCGACAGGGAGGTACAGAGAATCTTGCTGGAACTACTAAATCAAATGGATGGTTTTGACCAGACAACTAATGTGAAA gtAATAATGGCCACAAACCGCGCCGACACATTGGATCCCGCTCTGTTGAGGCCTGGACGCCTTGACAGAAAAATTGAATTCCCGCTGCCAGACAG acGCCAAAAACGTCTGATCTTCTCAACGATCACGGCCAAAATGAATCTCTCGGAGGAGGTGGACCTCGAGGAGTTCGTGGCGCGGCCCGACCGCGTCTCCGGCGCCGACATCAACGCCATCTGCCAGGAGGCCGGCATGCACGCTGTTCGGGAGAACCG ATATATCGTACTGCCCAAAGATTTTGAGAAAGGCTACAAAAACAACATCAAAAAGGATGAGAGCGAATATGAGttctacaaataa
- the LOC119833060 gene encoding enteropeptidase-like, translating to MQVLAVLLVGLLSVAYANIDPLSNTAYGYLTRFGIPEAERIRKAEDAAIASRIVGGLPAALGQYPYQAGLISDIVGINGNGVCGGSLISANRVLTAAHCWFDGQNQAWRFTVVLGSVYLFHGGTRLQTSVVQTHPSWFPLLVRNDIAVIYLPEAVQFSANIAPVALPSNAELQENFAGEQGIASGFGITADGGGISTNQFLSHVRLNIISNSVCQLAFPLVLTDSNICTSGLGGTSTCRGDSGGPLVVDRSNGPVLVGLITEIINTTDKAVCGGSLISANRVLTAAHCWYDGEHQAWRFTIVLGSIYLFKGGTRMQSSAIQVHPLWSPYLIRNDIAVIFLPETLQFSDTISPIALPAEDETDEKYAGLSAIATGFGLTFDGENVTESQSLNQVRMNIMTNFVCSLAYPFLIRDSNICTNSLGGASTCRGDSGGPLVVDTNNGRVLIGITSFGSAFGCEFGLPAVFTKVSSFLDFIRVNTL from the exons ATGCAGGTGCTAGCAGTTCTATTAGTTGGTCTTTTATCCGTCGCTTATGCGAACATAGACCCACTCTCAAACACTGCATATGGATACTTAACGAGGTTCGGTATCCCTGAGGCAGAGAGAATTCGTAAGGCTGAAGATGCTGCGATAGCTTCTAGAATCGTCGGTGGCCTCCCTGCAGCCCTGGGCCAATACCCTTACCAA GCTGGCTTAATATCCGACATTGTTGGTATTAATGGAAATGGAGTTTGCGGTGGCTCCCTCATATCTGCCAATAGAGTGCTTACTGCAGCTCACTGCTGGTTCGATGGACAAAACCAAGCCTGGAGGTTCACCGTTGTTCTCGGATCCGTATACCTGTTCCACGGCGGTACCAGGCTCCAAACGAGTGTTGTCCAGACGCATCCTTCGTGGTTCCCTCTGCTGGTCCGCAATGACATTGCTGTGATTTATTTGCCTGAAGCTGTGCAGTTCTCGG CAAACATTGCTCCAGTCGCTCTCCCAAGTAACGCCGAATTGCAAGAGAATTTCGCTGGTGAACAGGGTATCGCTTCTGGATTCGGAATAACTGCTGAcg GTGGTGGTATCTCTACTAACCAATTCTTGAGCCACGTGCGCCTCAACATAATTTCCAACTCGGTCTGCCAACTCGCGTTCCCGCTAGTTCTTACGGACTCTAACATTTGCACCAGCGGCCTTGGAGGAACTAGCACCTGCCGTGGAGACTCTGGTGGTCCACTCGTCGTTGACAGGAGCAACGGGCCTGTTCTG gTGGGACTaattactgaaataattaatactaccGACAAAGCCGTTTGTGGTGGTTCCCTTATCAGCGCAAATAGAGTGCTAACAGCTGCACATTGTTGGTATGATGGCGAGCATCAAGCATGGAGATTCACCATCGTTCTTGGCTCCATTTACCTTTTCAAGGGCGGTACTAGAATGCAAAGTAGTGCTATTCAAGTACATCCTTTGTGGTCGCCCTACTTGATTCGAAACGACAttgctgtaatttttttgccAGAAACTTTACAGTTTTCTg ATACCATATCACCAATTGCTCTACCGGCTGAAGACGAAACTGACGAGAAGTATGCTGGATTATCCGCTATTGCGACTGGCTTTGGATTAACCTTTGATG GTGAAAACGTCACTGAAAGTCAATCCCTTAATCAAGTACGCATGAACATCATGACTAATTTTGTCTGCTCTCTAGCCTATCCCTTTCTGATCAGAGATTCTAATATATGCACAAACAGCCTTGGAGGAGCTAGCACGTGCAGAGGGGACTCTGGTGGGCCACTCGTGGTTGATACTAACAATGGACGCGTATTG atCGGAATAACATCATTTGGATCTGCATTCGGGTGCGAATTTGGCCTTCCCGCTGTGTTTACAAAAGTATCGTCATTTTTAGATTTCATTAGAGTAAAcactttatag